The Cryptomeria japonica chromosome 2, Sugi_1.0, whole genome shotgun sequence region AAATATATCATAGCCCTATTCTAGCATTTTCAATTCTTTATGTAATAATATTACTAAAGAACACAATGGCAATTAAAGAGACAGCTATACTATTGCAATTGAATTCATTGTGCAGGTTGAATGCTTACTATTACTTCTAAATTTAGAGTTAATAGTTGTCACAGGAAGAGCTATCGGGTTTGGAAGCTTCGGTAaatgaataattaaaattaattgaaaatgaggaAGCAAACCCAATATGCATGTGGTACTTGGaaattcttaaaataaaataattgatgtTTGATGAATATTAGAGTAAATAGCATCTGTATGAAAACTCTTTAGCCGTGTAGGCAAAAGAAGAATCTTCGGTTGGTGGTTAAATTCTCTCAACCAACAGTGTACGCCCTCTCAAAAATTAGATAAGGTTAAAATTATATCAAGGATGGCCTGAGTTGAATTTGGAATTCCATCCTTCAACTTTAAGGTTTATCGAATTTATGGGTCCTATTTGGTAATAGAAGAATATTCACGCATCATGAAAACACCAAACTAATGGCATCTTTATGTAAGACTAGATATTTTCACCTAAATTTACTACTTTGGAACTACCTTTAATTATGAATAATATTACTTAATGAAATGTATATGGTTATCAAGATCTTTGTTATTTAAGTAGAGATTAATTATGAACGTGGTCCTAGATCCTTATGTAGAAGGGGGTGGGGAGATCTTGAATTAAAACGAACGGTATTATGTTTTTAGATAATTGTTGTAGGATCTTATTAATCTTGGGAAGAAATGAAGTGccataattttaattattataggaAGAGCATTTTAACCTTGGTATGCAGTTAAACTAGTTATAGAGGTGACAATTCATTTTCCTATCTTAGGCCCTCAAACATGATGGAATGCTCAGGAGATCTGTTGAGACCCACAAGTCATTAGCAAGGATAAGCTATAACAAGGGTGCAATAGCATGAGACCAGTTTTAATTATGGTTTATCACTTGATATCTAAGAGGGGAGGGCTAATAAGGCCTACTCAGCAAAAAGGTTGGTGTAAATTTAAACCATCTTTTGAGTTTATATTATAACTATTAACATAGTTCGATATAATGGTTAAATAATAAGACGTAAAATAGTATATAGTATGTTAATGATACTTAGTCCCGTTAAGCCATGTAGCATAATATGTCGTTATTCTATTTCAGACCGAAATTGGCCGATGGCCATCACTTTAAACATATTACTATAATTACTATATGGTTGAGTCAAGGCACGTGATACAATGGTGCCCATGACTTATGTGCAAATGATATATGTATGTtaaaaattaaatggaaagaaATGCCATCATGGGATAGGTGGAAAATGATAGATACATGCATGGTGTTATTATTCGGGTACTAGAAGTTGTATGTTACCCTTGAAGTATGAGTATTAGGGAAACAAAATTGAGAGGTTCATTTTTTCTAATGATATCAATATTATTGAGTGTAAATCCTTACATGATTCTCCAATGGATATAGAGATACAAACTATCTTGTGTATAACTCAAGTATTATTCATGCTTTAAGCAATTTGGTAATAGATAGGTTAGGTCTTTCAATTGTTTGTGCATAATGTTTGTAACAGCTTTATAATATTGTAAAATATCGACTCCTTGATTATAACACTCGCTATAGTGAATCTATTATGTAAACATGAAATGTAAGTGTTTTCCTACATGTTGGGTAAACCAAACAAAGTTTATGTTGAGTAATAAGCCTAGCCTTATGTTGATAATACAAACCTCGGTTATTTGAGTTGGTTTATGAATAACACTAGGAAGAGTCTAATTCAAGACCTTAATATCTTCAACGGAAGTGTTGTAGTACAGGTTGCTAAACGGCATTAGAATTCTCTTCCATTAAGCACTAATGACTAGCGCAAGTAATTTAAGGGAATTCTATTTGGGTAAGACCTAGTACCTAAGGGAAACATTAATAAAATGTTGGTTATGGGAAGCTAAGTGTAGGAGTCCTCAAGAGATCTGAGGAGGAGAACTACGTGTGACTTTGACCCATTTGGAAGCGGGAATGTAGGcggtccttgggtgaaggatgccccTGTGACCTCAAGTTCGTAGGGGTAGGGTCTAGGGGGGAATAACTCTAAGGTTCGGAGTTATTCCTAATGTTTTGACCTTACCTCCCTAGTAGGCTTCAGATGAGGCCGATTAGGCATTAAAAGATTATAAAAGATTTAAGAAAATTAATAAAgtgtatatatgatgtaatgtgtCATTGGATAGCAAGTTCAAGGAAGTGAACATGGGTTGACTACCATATAGTCGGTAATGGCTCAAGGGTACAAAATGAGAGGAGGCCATCTTGTGTTGGTTCTTTACAATTGTATCATGTCTTTGTGAAGTTAAACCTAGAGTTATTGGCTCCTCAATTGCTTGATTGTGATGTACTTGTCTATTTGCCTAGTATTGTGAATCTTGATGTGTATGACCCCCACAAGAGTGAAGCATCGGGATATTTATGCAGAGACAAGCAGTCATTGGACCGTGCCAATGATCGATGTCTGGGCTACTGCAAGGGATTAGTCGGCAACCACCTGGTTCATGGAGGTGATGTTGCCTGGACTACCCTAGACATGATACGGTAACAATTAGCAGGTCGAGTCATTGGACCGTGCCAATGGTGGAGGCCTAGAGCTACTGTTGTATTGTTGGATCAGCCAACACTCACCAGGTTCACGGAGGTGAAGGGTTGCTAAGGGCTATCCGGGATTTGATACGATAACAGTTGCACGGGTAGTTACCTCACCATGCGGGTAGCGGTAATCGGAGCTAACCATTGTATCGGATGGGTTCACTGGCAGTCACCTAGCATGGGGGTgatggatgccaagtgtaaactgAGATTGTGAAGAAGGTAGCTGACAATATCTCTAAGGTCACTATGAGGTATATGTCAGAAGCTACTTCTTCCTGGTTGGACTGACTTGTTGTCAGTGGCCTATAGGCGATTGAAGTCGGAATCCAGCAGCTAGGTTGGTTCACTACTTGTGGAAGTCCTTGGGATTGAGGACGGACCTGCAGTGTAGTATGGGATGCATTGAATCCTCTTCCCCGTTGTTTGATGGTATACTTGACCTTGTTGGGTTGAGGATGGACCCAAGGTGTAGTATGGGATGCACTAGATCCTCTACCTAAATCCATTGGTGCAAATGACCAGGGAGAAGAATGGGACCCACGGTATAGTGTGCAGTGCACCGACATTCCTTCTCTATCTAGGATGCACTATGGACAGGAGATAGTTATCCATTGAGGATGCTTATAGGAGCCAGTCGCTATTATATGTGGTGTTTGTACTTGAGTCAATCACTATTATCTATTGTTGCATGTACAGGAGCCAATCACTATTAACTTGTGATGCATGAATATGAAACAGTCACTTATCTCTGAAGCTTGTAGATGAGCCAATCACttatatcttgtgatctatataaaCGAGATAGTCATCGTCATCTGTAATGCCTGTATGAGAAAACCATTAATGTTTATGTGATGTATGTGTGGGTTACTCATTAGGTATGTGATGTATGCTAGAGCTAGCCCTCATGTGAACTTGTAATGTCTAGGAAATATTTCCTTGTGTATACGTGATTGTGATAATCACCGAGTGTAGATGTGATATGACCCTTCTGTGTATAGGTCCACATTGAACACCAATTATCAGGTACTCTTGGTTATGGAACCAACACTTGATGGCAATGTGTAGCTCTTCTGGCAGTGAGGTTAAGTTAAAAGGTTCGCTTAATTAATTTTTAGGATTAGAGAGAGATCAAGATCTCATCAAGAGGAGAGAGCAGTCTCCAGGATGCAAACTACATAGCCTTTGACTTTCCCTCAGAGGATATGTAGGCTAGGTCATTAGGAGTGAACCCTTGAGGCTAATGTTTGGGTCATGAGATGACCCTATTCATGGAAAGCTAATACTTCGATCATAAGCATATAACTATAAAGCATCGTCGAGTTGCCACCACTGTGGTGATTGAAGGAGTATTAGATTCAACACTACTAAATTAAATGGAAGATGATCATTTGATCAAGTTTGTAATGGATGTTAAgtgtagttaaaaaaaaaaaaaaaaaaaatttagtgtcCAAGGGGTGGATATTACAAAGTCAAGCTTGTATGGAAAATAGTCAAGAACTGTGTAGCAAAGAAATCTAGACAATGAGATATAATATGAAGTGAGCTTTATGAAGTAAGAATTTCTAGTTTCTGGCATCCTAATCTGAATCAACAGTTTTGAAATGAGTAGATTGCCTTTACATATGGATGCTTCATAGCATGCCTTATGATAGTTAAAATAACTTATATTCTCAGACTGCTGCTGGGAATGGTCTAGCCAGATGAACATTAGACTTATAatttcaataacagttctattttCAGGATTATCATTTATCTGTCAAAAAtctactctaagaggtaaggtaaACTTTTAAGTTTTTTCCAAAGTTCTCATCTATTTCTTAAGCATTGAAAACATAAATTTCACAGCTTTACAAATCAAATCAGTGGGGAAAGGGTAACTGACCCTGCCACCAATATGCAGTACAAAGGCCAAAAAGAAAGATATCGGAATGCCAACCAAGTAGTATGCTCCAAGATTAATATAAGCACCCACTTTTTGCCACCCACATCCTCTAGCAATGCCTGGAATATTATTTTCAAAAAACCATTACTTAAACAGAAAGCGTTGTTATGCTATCATGACTTCAAGATGAATTTGTTTGTAGCTCCAAATATGACTATAAAAGGTAACCTGAACCTGAAAGAATGCATTGGAATCcttccaaaaatgatgaggctgcTAGCAATGGGATCATCTTTGCAACATAATCAATGACGTTCTTTTCATTGCTGTAAGCGTAACCCCAAACATTTCGTATAGAGAATAAAAGACATCCTACCATGACTGCCTCCATGATTGCTATAAAGAACACTACATACACTGCTAAGCGGGCAGCATGTGAGCGTCCGGCTCCCAGTTCATTTGAAACTCGTGTACTGCAACGtgaaatttttttattgaatagGATTTTGATTAAATCTTTGATAGGTTAAATGATTCGTAGTTGACTAGGATAAATGACTAACAGAAATAGAGAAATTTACTAGTTAGCTGTAAAATGTACTTACCTTACAGCAGCACTAAAACCGAAGGGAATCATATATGCTAGGGAAGAAGTGTTGAGGCTGCAAAATATGAAAACTAGCTCGGATAAAAATGAAGCGGATGCAATAAAATACCCTATTtaagattcatttataattaaactTCTTATATCACATTTCATGCTTAGAATTCTCCCAGTACACATACATACCTGATTGAAAGAACTGATGTCTCAAGTTTTGGATTGGGCAACAGACCTGACAAGAGAATGAGTATTTCGAAGGACCACCACTGCAAGCTGTTGACACCCATagaataatgaattaaataaataactttCAAAAAACATTATAAAATAATCTACCATAAATCATTAACAACTTGTGGAATAGTATGATGAATTAACATGGATCTGGTCTATTTGACAAAATGTTCATCATGTTCTATCAAATTTGAATATTGTGAAGGGATAAAGGGAAGTATATTAACCACATAAATGCTATGAAGTAGTACGTCGATAACTTGGACCAAATTTTGCAGCTAAGAGATTTAAGTAGTATACCAGATCATGAATGCAGATGGAATGGCAAGCTTGAAAAAATGTTTAATATCACGCAAAGCCTCCCATGTAAAGGATGTCCATGTCCTCTTGCATGCAGGTGAAATGTTGATATATAGTAGAAGAAGTGTCACATTGACCCAGTTGGAAATGCTGTTTGCCAAGGCAGCCCCTTTATTTCCTAATCCAATTTGAAATACCAGAACCCAGCACATGGGAACATGGAAACACAAAGTAATTGCAGAGCATAGCATCATGGGAAAGACAATGCTTTGTGACTGGAGAAATCTTACAAGGGGTTGAAGAGCTGCATAACCAAATAGACTGGGAATCATCCATCTGGCATATTTCCCTGCTTCAAATGATATCAACGGGTCCTGCCCAAATGCAATTAGAATGCTACCCATGTATGCCCACACCACAGCAAGCGGTAGGCTCACACAAAAAAGAGCAAAAAATGCTCTCTGCACGTGAATCCCAATCTGATGGTATTGCTTTGCTCCATAGGCCTGTCCACATAGTGTTTCCAATGTACTTCCCATTCCCATCTGTATAGGTCAAAGAGAAAAACAGTTGGTCCATACAACATTGCATTAATGACTTCTAAACAAACTTAAATCTTTTCCTTTTAGAATATACTTACTGTAGACTTCAAAAATCTCCAAAAAGAAGTGAACCGTAATAACTGCTGAAATTATCTTTAGGGTCAATCCAGTGTGGCAGGTATGCAGATCGAATCAAGTTACATTTTTATTAGGTTTCCACAAAATCTTTTCAAAAATTCATCGAATAAGGAAAGGGTTGACTATTGTTCATTTCACAGGATAATAGATAAAAAATTAGTATGGACTTATTCATTTTGCTTTATAGCATTATAGTGCATTCATGAAAGCAGATTACCAACCTCAAAATAACTTAAGTTCCGATACCAAGTGAGCATCAAAGagatcaaatttgaattttgttcTCCAAAATTTAGATCTCAGGTTCAAAGGTCCAATACAGGAGCAAAATTAGTAACGATATTTGTATCTGCTGAGCAACTCTAGTTGTAATGTAAGagggtacacacacacacaaaaccctCTCTAAAACCCACACAACAACATCAACCAATCTCATAAAATGAGTAAAATAGGCATATAAAATCTGAAAATATAAGTAGTTTTCTTACACTTGAAATGAGACTAAGTCTCTACAAATCTGATATAATATTAAGTTGCAGCCTCACGGGGTGATAAAAATACAGAAAATCTGATATATAATCAGACCAGCAACATTTACAATCATGGAGAATAAACTACAGAAATTTCATCACCAAATTGATTCTTCTCACTAGCAATCTTAGCTCTCCAACCTGCAAATCTTCATCATAACCTGTATGTCTTCAACAATGGCTTCCAAAAGCCATCTTGCTGCTGCAAAATCACCTTCAAGCTTACAAACAAGAGATAAAACCATCTCCTACCAAAACCCCACGCCCACACCTACAAATCCACCAAATTATAAAAAATGAAATCCCAATTTTCCATTTCACTAACTCCAAAATGAAATTTCATGTCATTTGTCCGAAATAAATTGTCTTTTCATCTTCTCCACCATTCTATCCCACTTAGTAATTTTCTCCTTGCCTCTCCATCCTCTTTCCAATAGAACATCTCTCCACCAAATTGAAGCATATCCCTTCAATCTCGTTTTTGCAAATCTCACTCTATCAAGGTCTTCAACCTCTTAGAATTCAAAATATTCTTCCATGTCATTGATTCAATCCACTAGTTCTTCGGGATTCAAATTCTTACTGAATGTAGGAACATCAATTTTTGGTCTCTTTCCTATTCTTGACAATACCTTAAAAAAGGATCATTCACAACTTTGTTGCTGCTCCATCTTCTTCACCACTTGTATCATTCGCATTTTCTATAGCTTCATCCTTTTCACTCTGAGGTTCTCTCTTTTGAGCAAAACCTCTTCCAATTTCCTCTTGTAAAACTTAAACTTGCCTTCTCAAGGCTTTGAAATCATCACCATGAACAACATCTGGAGGATTTTCACCTCCACTTCTAACTTTACCTCTACCCCAAGCACGTGGAGCTCCTCTTGCATGCATTTTTCTCAATACCCATAAGCTTAATCCTGGTGCAAATTGTCTCTCTCTAGTGAACCTGTTAACACACTCAGAATCACCTTTCTCCGATACCACTGATGTAAGagggtacacacacacacaaaaccctCTCTAAAacccacacaacaacatttaaccAATCTCATAAAATGAGTAGAGTAGGCATATAAAATGTGAAAATATGAGTAATTTTCTTCATTCAACAACACTTGAAATGAGACTAAGTATCTACAAATCTGATATAACATTAAGTTGCAACCTCATGGGctgataaaaataaagaaaaattgatATATAATCAGACTAGCAACATTTACGATCATGGAGAATAAACTGCAGAAATTTCATCACCAAATTGATTCTTCTCAGTAGCAATCTTATCTCTGCAACCTGCAAATCTTCATCATAACCTGTATGTCTTCAACAATGGCTTCCAAAAGCTATCTTGCAGCTGCAAAACCACCTTCAAGCCTGCAAACAAGAGGTAAAACCACCTCCTACCAAAACCCCACGCCTACACCTACAAATCCACCAAACTATAAAAAAGAAATCCCACTTTTCAATATCAATAACTCCAAAATGAAATTTCATGTCATTTGTCTGAAATAAACTTCATTTCATTAGCCCAAATTAGAATCCCAGAAAGGATACGCCCACCCTTAATTCCAAccaaatttgcatttgaatttgaatttggaatctCAAATCTAATGCTCTTACACCATTCTTACAATTTGCTCAAATTTGGCCTCTTGTTGACTCTCGGAATAGCAAAACCCATAACCACTAACATGGGCGCCCACTTTTGCCAATACCACTTTGTCataaagcatttaataaatttcatAGCTTGTAAGTGGCCCACATCCAATGCCCAAGTTGGGTAAATCCAAAATTTACACAGTAAATCTTGTCGGAGTTACATGAAACTTCACCAAATGACTACTACAAGCTTGCCAAATTATTTAACAGAATAATTGGCTTATTACAATCATTTTTCAACATTATTCCACATAAAATACTAAAAACCAAAACTtagaaaatcaaaaaacaaaatactcttttttttggttgatgccaATTATCATTAACTGTGGATGCTCCTTCAAGTTGAAAAGAAGGTTAATTTAACGAATCATCTAGGAGGTATTGATAAATTTCTTAGTACCTGGAGCAAAAACTATTGAAAACATCAAAAGCCTGCCATATGATTTGAGTTTGTACTTGGGATCTAATAAAAAAAAGTACATAATGTTTCAACAGTGCATCATGATCAAAATAATATTTCAGTTATCAACTGTAATAACTCATGTTTCATAGGTAGTTACATGTGTTTTCCACCCATCTAACAGGAACTTGAATGGCCCACTTGCAATCAGACTCAAATCACTAATTAGTATTTCCAAGAAGGTTGGTCACCCATTTTCCCAAATCCACTTAACTTGCAAACATTGTGTTAGAATAAGTCAAACAGAATTGTGCGTATATGTCTTGCATCTTTCAGTTAGTTTGCAGCAGTAATTGAGTTGTTTTCAATCTCTTTAATTATCAGCCCTCCTTATACAGTTTGTTGTCAATCATTTATCTGTCCATCTTCATCAGTGTGTTGTTCAACATAAAGCAGTTTGCTGTCAGTCTGTGTAGCAGACATTTAGGAAAGTTGTTTGTTCAACTGCTGTATAAATATGTAATATTTGATCGATAAAATATAGTATTAAAttcctctattttttgtgtttgtttATGCTTTGTTCTGTTGCTTTGTTTTCtgatttggtatcagagccagcaatCAAAAAGAGTTTGTAAAGTTTGGTGCAGTTAAGGAGGATTGATGCTAAGGCCTCGACAGTCCTAAAGTGCCCCCAAGTCGTGCAAGTTAAGGATTTGGAAATTTAAAGAAAGCTTTGAGTTTGTTGTTTTGAGAGGCAACATACAAATTATGTTTCCATTACAAAATGGCAAGTAAATACATGACTATGCATCGTGCTTGAGAGATCTTAAAGCAGCACTGTTTCTTTTGTCAGAAGATCTGTGATAAGTTAGAAATTAGCAACGACAGGAGCAGAGCAGTTCGTATTTGTTGCTATGATGATTGTGATGATGATGACAGGTGTGGTTTTTGCTGCTGAGACTGAGGCATCATCGCCCAGCCCTTCTTTGACTACAGGCGTTGGTTCTGTGATAGGGGTGCCCTTTGTTATAGCTGATATCATTGGATCTCTCAGTGTGTTTTCGGCATGCTTCTTGCACTGAGCTGTGGATCTGTTTTTTATCTTTAATTTTTGCATTGTGAACTTAATTTGTTTATAATTGGAGCATTAACAATTGTTGTATGAAATCAATGTTTTTAGTTGAGTATTTGTTGTGTGAACCACACCATTCTATGTGTTATGATATTCCATTATGTGAGAGAGTTCTAATAGTGCGTTGTAATCTTACCACTGAGGATTGCACTGAGAGGTTCTTGAAAGAACCTGTGTGAGCAGTTTAATAACTGCATTGTAAATGTCACGAAATTATAAGTGGCTTATTGGAAGTGCCAAGGATGAGAATAGGAAAGTGTTAAGAATGTCAAGGAAAGAAATACATAAGCCATGATTACGGGCCATGCCACCGATCTGTGTGAGAGGTGATTGGAGCCAAGATGTTACGAGATGACCTCACCCACATTGGAAATGTGATCTGCATATGACAAAAGTCTACGTATGAGGTAGATAGTGTTGCAGGAAATGCAACATGGAATGAGACTCTTCCGGCAAATTATTGGCAGCTGAAAAAGAAAAGGTTGTCAAGTTAAGCGCAGTTTTGTTTAGCACTAGCATAGATCCTTCAGCAGTGTGCAATGACAGTCAGCAAGAACAATTATGTGCAGATGAAAGTCAATATATTGTAATCTTATGAAAATTAGTGTTGTTTATTTAAGGATGAGCACGTTAGTTGTCATGGTTGTGCCTGATTAACTACTTATCATCAGTGCATCATTATGAAATGTTTACTTAGTTGCAGGaatttaaaaattatcaaatatG contains the following coding sequences:
- the LOC131075391 gene encoding protein DETOXIFICATION 16-like isoform X1 → MDRGDSIYCHGHENDMLEPLLVKKETVVFRDKVQCSGGLVWEEVKKQCCTAGPMVAVNLLQFSLQMISVMMVGHLGELALSSASIATSFANFSGFSVMMGMGSTLETLCGQAYGAKQYHQIGIHVQRAFFALFCVSLPLAVVWAYMGSILIAFGQDPLISFEAGKYARWMIPSLFGYAALQPLVRFLQSQSIVFPMMLCSAITLCFHVPMCWVLVFQIGLGNKGAALANSISNWVNVTLLLLYINISPACKRTWTSFTWEALRDIKHFFKLAIPSAFMICLQWWSFEILILLSGLLPNPKLETSVLSISLNTSSLAYMIPFGFSAAVSTRVSNELGAGRSHAARLAVYVVFFIAIMEAVMVGCLLFSIRNVWGYAYSNEKNVIDYVAKMIPLLAASSFLEGFQCILSGIARGCGWQKVGAYINLGAYYLVGIPISFFLAFVLHIGGRGLWLGIICGLSVQSILLSLVTTCTGWEQQVSSSNFSILKRKLQQLLVYLRKEDMDCIHLFFPQCKLYEA
- the LOC131075391 gene encoding protein DETOXIFICATION 16-like isoform X2, whose translation is MDRGDSIYCHGHENDMLEPLLVKKETVVFRDKVQCSGGLVWEEVKKQCCTAGPMVAVNLLQFSLQMISVMMVGHLGELALSSASIATSFANFSGFSVMMGMGSTLETLCGQAYGAKQYHQIGIHVQRAFFALFCVSLPLAVVWAYMGSILIAFGQDPLISFEAGKYARWMIPSLFGYAALQPLVRFLQSQSIVFPMMLCSAITLCFHVPMCWVLVFQIGLGNKGAALANSISNWVNVTLLLLYINISPACKRTWTSFTWEALRDIKHFFKLAIPSAFMICLQWWSFEILILLSGLLPNPKLETSVLSISLNTSSLAYMIPFGFSAAVSTRVSNELGAGRSHAARLAVYVVFFIAIMEAVMVGCLLFSIRNVWGYAYSNEKNVIDYVAKMIPLLAASSFLEGFQCILSGIARGCGWQKVGAYINLGAYYLVGIPISFFLAFVLHIGGRGLWLGIICGLSVQSILLSLVTTCTGWEQQARNAKDRVYSSSLPIAIDNITKVLNEES